One genomic window of Caldivirga maquilingensis IC-167 includes the following:
- a CDS encoding GTP-binding protein, protein MFKLVIAGPYGAGKTTFVKTLSEVVPIETDVPTAGKTTTVAFDYGKIRVNDIVVHLFGVPGQERFSFLWRIVARGMHAYIFMVDSSSLESVKAAVFMYNYFINAFPNTPHIIAANKQDVAKVSINDIRTILGVKPEIKIVPLIAVNKKMVLETLITLLSEVHRLMYGSALSSINKGDSATGT, encoded by the coding sequence GTGTTTAAGCTAGTTATTGCTGGACCCTATGGGGCAGGTAAGACAACCTTCGTTAAAACCCTAAGTGAAGTGGTACCCATTGAAACTGACGTACCCACAGCTGGTAAAACCACCACGGTGGCCTTTGATTACGGTAAGATAAGGGTTAACGATATTGTTGTACACTTATTTGGTGTGCCAGGGCAGGAGAGGTTTAGTTTCCTTTGGAGGATAGTGGCTAGGGGTATGCATGCATACATATTTATGGTTGATTCATCATCCCTGGAGTCCGTTAAGGCCGCAGTATTCATGTATAATTACTTCATAAACGCATTCCCCAATACACCCCACATTATTGCAGCGAATAAGCAGGATGTAGCTAAGGTAAGTATTAACGATATTAGGACAATACTTGGTGTTAAACCGGAGATTAAGATTGTCCCGTTAATTGCAGTGAATAAGAAGATGGTTTTGGAAACCCTCATAACACTACTCAGTGAGGTTCATAGGCTAATGTATGGTTCAGCATTATCCTCAATTAATAAGGGTGACTCAGCCACAGGAACGTAG
- a CDS encoding DoxX family protein, with protein MSILGLILGTYSGYLTVSVAALVLRVFVGVNFMVHGLPKLTGESRRSMRDGLTKLLNIPGALFDLTALLEFIGGLVLVLGLLTRIAAILLALEMVITTILYITKLYNAPLPRGWTEPMFKATKGYMFGWELDTLLLASSIALAVIGPGALSIDHLILAYA; from the coding sequence ATGAGTATCCTAGGTCTAATACTAGGTACGTACAGCGGATACTTAACAGTCAGTGTAGCAGCCTTAGTGCTAAGAGTCTTCGTGGGTGTTAACTTCATGGTGCATGGCCTACCCAAGTTAACAGGTGAGTCGAGGAGGTCTATGAGGGATGGATTGACTAAGCTACTTAACATACCTGGTGCCCTATTTGACCTAACTGCACTCCTCGAATTCATAGGTGGCTTAGTCCTAGTATTAGGGCTACTCACTAGGATAGCTGCAATACTGTTAGCTCTGGAGATGGTAATAACAACAATACTTTATATAACCAAGCTATATAATGCACCATTACCAAGGGGTTGGACTGAACCAATGTTTAAGGCAACTAAAGGCTACATGTTTGGCTGGGAGTTGGACACCTTACTCCTTGCCTCATCAATAGCATTAGCCGTAATAGGTCCTGGTGCATTATCAATAGATCACCTAATACTGGCCTACGCGTAG
- a CDS encoding class I fructose-bisphosphate aldolase, with the protein MQGELVDKFKRIFARRGRSIILAYDHGIEHGPSDFLENPDSADPAYIVKLAKEAGFDGLVLQRGLAEKYYDGSVPLIVKLNGKTNLYTGEPLSVANCTVEEAVSLGASAVGYTIYAGSGYEWKMFEEVARIKKDALRFDIPLVIWSYPRGGKVKDETAPEIVAYAARIALEVGADAMKIKYTGDPKTFSWAVKVAGKVPVLMSGGPKTKTEVEFLKQVEGVIEAGALGIAVGRNVWQRRDALKFAQLLGKLVYEGRKVEELAGEVQ; encoded by the coding sequence ATGCAAGGTGAATTAGTGGATAAGTTCAAGAGAATATTTGCAAGAAGGGGACGATCAATAATCTTGGCGTATGATCATGGTATAGAGCATGGTCCATCAGACTTCCTAGAGAACCCTGACTCAGCTGACCCAGCTTACATAGTTAAACTGGCTAAGGAGGCTGGATTCGATGGACTTGTACTACAGAGGGGTTTAGCGGAGAAGTACTATGATGGAAGCGTACCCTTAATAGTTAAGCTAAATGGTAAGACAAACCTATACACTGGTGAACCATTATCAGTGGCTAACTGCACCGTGGAGGAGGCCGTTAGTCTAGGGGCAAGCGCCGTCGGCTACACCATATACGCTGGCAGTGGGTATGAGTGGAAGATGTTTGAGGAGGTTGCCAGGATAAAGAAGGATGCTTTAAGGTTCGACATACCCCTGGTAATATGGTCCTACCCAAGGGGAGGTAAGGTGAAGGATGAGACCGCGCCTGAAATAGTTGCCTACGCCGCTAGGATTGCCCTCGAGGTTGGGGCTGATGCAATGAAGATTAAGTACACGGGTGATCCTAAGACATTCTCCTGGGCTGTGAAGGTGGCTGGCAAGGTTCCGGTACTAATGTCAGGTGGGCCGAAGACTAAGACAGAGGTGGAGTTCCTGAAGCAGGTTGAGGGTGTTATTGAAGCTGGTGCATTAGGTATTGCTGTTGGTAGAAATGTCTGGCAGAGGAGGGATGCATTGAAATTCGCTCAATTACTTGGTAAGCTAGTCTACGAGGGTAGGAAGGTTGAGGAATTGGCAGGTGAGGTGCAGTGA
- a CDS encoding Rieske (2Fe-2S) protein → MSLRVIEVNGYPIMVFEWNGESFAYLAGCPHKRRPILANGYVLNDHYLTCPFHGAVFDLLTGELVKPPNSKTPCPSDCRLVKAILSNDLNSVKFLGDPFKPELPHK, encoded by the coding sequence ATGTCGCTGAGGGTTATTGAGGTTAATGGTTACCCAATAATGGTGTTTGAATGGAATGGGGAAAGCTTCGCATACCTGGCTGGTTGCCCACATAAGAGGAGGCCCATATTGGCTAATGGCTACGTGTTAAATGACCATTATTTAACCTGTCCATTCCATGGCGCAGTATTTGACCTCCTCACTGGAGAGTTGGTTAAGCCGCCTAATTCCAAAACACCATGCCCCAGTGACTGCAGGCTAGTTAAGGCTATTTTATCAAACGATTTAAATTCAGTTAAGTTCCTGGGTGATCCATTTAAACCTGAGTTACCTCATAAGTAA
- a CDS encoding metal-binding protein has translation MQQGRCIFLQRTSDGERCVLLPPEDWAQLKQKYLHQFCLNQGHGCPVYERVLSAKRG, from the coding sequence ATGCAGCAGGGTAGGTGTATTTTCCTTCAAAGGACTAGTGATGGGGAGAGATGCGTGCTACTGCCTCCTGAGGATTGGGCTCAACTTAAGCAAAAGTATCTTCACCAATTCTGCCTAAATCAAGGCCATGGATGCCCAGTGTACGAGAGAGTGCTTTCAGCTAAGCGTGGTTAA
- the queC gene encoding 7-cyano-7-deazaguanine synthase QueC codes for MVECSVSGVLIFGEPDEARIRGIEDKLRSIVMRAEERGRDSWGIVTMSRDGGIKSFKSLGKASETLPKYSRLLDTDTVVAIANNRAEPTTEYVKEKGINDIQPMISEYVVVSHNGTIANDIELEGKYGIRKMSKIDSSILPPLLEKAWDGSLEGLQKILRDEIIGSFALAIIDRRRPGRLWLAVNFKPLYVMWDRELNALFFSSLDTYLEDPDKPPWETNVVKRIEPYSVIEVSREGGWRRLSLWRVDSSKPRRVLVVASGGLDSTTSATQLIKQGYDVTLLHFNYGHVAEGPEENAVRRIAEFLNVPLLEVNMDFFKIVKHSPLLGDGEINRRREGITGAEFAHEWVPARNLVFIALAVAIAEAMGYDYVATGVNLEEAGAYPDNEMEFIRLLNQVMPYAVGPNKHVELLMPVGHLVKHEIVKLGLEIGAPLHLTWSCYDKGPKHCGRCGPCFMRRLAFKINGVRDPVEYDLPPEVEEEYWRGTKPYRTPLPVGKRELTQH; via the coding sequence ATGGTTGAATGCTCAGTTAGCGGTGTGTTAATATTTGGGGAACCGGATGAGGCGAGGATTAGGGGTATTGAGGATAAGTTAAGGAGTATTGTAATGAGGGCTGAGGAGAGGGGTAGGGATAGTTGGGGGATTGTAACAATGAGTAGGGATGGGGGGATTAAGTCATTTAAGTCACTGGGTAAGGCTAGTGAAACACTCCCCAAGTACTCAAGGCTACTGGATACCGACACAGTAGTGGCTATAGCTAATAATAGGGCTGAACCAACCACTGAGTATGTTAAGGAGAAGGGGATTAATGATATTCAACCAATGATTAGTGAGTACGTGGTTGTTTCACATAACGGTACCATAGCCAATGACATTGAACTTGAGGGTAAGTATGGGATAAGGAAAATGAGTAAAATAGACTCATCGATACTACCACCCCTCCTGGAGAAGGCTTGGGATGGTTCACTGGAGGGTCTTCAGAAAATACTAAGGGATGAGATTATTGGATCCTTTGCATTAGCCATTATTGATAGGAGGAGGCCGGGTAGACTATGGTTGGCCGTTAACTTTAAGCCACTGTACGTCATGTGGGATAGGGAATTAAATGCACTCTTCTTCTCAAGCCTGGACACTTACCTCGAGGACCCTGATAAACCACCGTGGGAGACTAATGTAGTTAAGAGAATTGAACCCTACAGTGTCATTGAGGTTTCCAGGGAGGGTGGGTGGCGTAGGTTAAGTCTATGGAGAGTTGATTCAAGTAAGCCAAGGAGAGTACTAGTGGTGGCTAGCGGTGGCTTGGATTCAACAACATCTGCAACACAGTTAATTAAGCAGGGTTATGACGTCACACTACTGCATTTTAATTATGGTCATGTTGCCGAGGGACCTGAGGAGAATGCAGTGAGGAGGATTGCTGAATTCCTCAACGTGCCGTTACTGGAGGTTAACATGGACTTCTTCAAGATAGTTAAGCATTCACCACTGCTTGGTGATGGTGAGATTAATAGGAGGAGGGAGGGGATTACTGGAGCTGAGTTCGCGCATGAGTGGGTTCCAGCACGGAACCTGGTCTTCATAGCCTTAGCAGTGGCCATTGCTGAAGCCATGGGTTACGACTACGTAGCCACTGGGGTGAATCTAGAGGAGGCTGGTGCTTACCCTGATAACGAGATGGAGTTCATTAGGCTCCTTAACCAGGTAATGCCGTATGCAGTGGGGCCGAATAAGCACGTTGAATTACTAATGCCGGTGGGGCACTTGGTTAAGCATGAGATTGTGAAGCTGGGACTAGAGATTGGGGCGCCACTTCACTTAACCTGGAGCTGCTACGATAAGGGGCCTAAGCACTGCGGCCGGTGTGGACCATGCTTTATGCGTAGGTTAGCCTTTAAGATTAATGGGGTCAGGGACCCAGTGGAGTATGACTTACCACCAGAGGTTGAGGAGGAGTACTGGAGGGGCACTAAACCATACAGGACTCCGTTACCAGTAGGTAAGAGAGAGTTGACTCAGCATTGA
- a CDS encoding G1 family glutamic endopeptidase, which yields MGGRLIILGACMLILTLIALAFAPLAVKPILISHPMIKQGLTSLSSSVSSLNWAGYAVPAEKGTVTSVAGSFIVPSVTCTTGQTTYVALWTGLDGYNDTTVEQAGIAVECENGKPIYWAWYEFYPSPSVTIKGFTVNPGDDIYVNVTYLGHGKFQVTIKDVTKSEAYSTTGRVSKAELSSAECILERPVVNGQLSSLANFGTAYYGQDYTSILDTCYATVSGVTGPFGLFPSVVSIIMVNNSGETLAYPSSLTSDGSSFTVTYG from the coding sequence ATGGGAGGCAGGTTAATAATTCTAGGTGCCTGTATGCTCATATTAACGTTAATCGCACTGGCGTTTGCACCATTGGCGGTTAAGCCAATATTGATTTCACACCCAATGATTAAGCAAGGTTTAACAAGTCTCTCATCAAGTGTAAGTAGCTTAAACTGGGCTGGCTACGCAGTACCTGCAGAGAAAGGTACTGTAACCAGTGTGGCTGGCTCCTTCATAGTACCATCAGTTACTTGCACCACCGGGCAGACGACATATGTGGCTCTTTGGACTGGATTAGATGGGTATAATGATACCACTGTTGAGCAGGCCGGTATAGCTGTTGAGTGTGAAAACGGTAAACCCATTTACTGGGCATGGTATGAGTTTTATCCATCACCATCAGTGACAATTAAAGGATTCACTGTTAATCCCGGTGACGATATTTACGTCAACGTAACATATCTAGGTCATGGTAAATTCCAAGTAACCATAAAGGATGTAACGAAGAGTGAAGCATACTCAACAACAGGTAGAGTAAGTAAGGCGGAATTATCATCAGCCGAGTGCATACTAGAGAGGCCTGTGGTTAATGGTCAATTATCTTCACTAGCCAACTTTGGGACAGCCTACTACGGCCAGGATTACACCAGTATCCTAGACACATGTTACGCAACTGTAAGTGGGGTAACTGGGCCGTTTGGTTTATTCCCATCAGTGGTGAGTATAATCATGGTTAATAACTCTGGTGAAACATTGGCTTATCCATCATCATTAACCTCAGATGGCTCAAGCTTCACAGTAACATATGGTTAA
- a CDS encoding winged helix-turn-helix transcriptional regulator, translating to MQQECPVTKAWRVLGKPWRLVIVDRLSNGPRTFNQLLFSMPGISTRTLSKALKELKSAGIVTMYCSGKNHYYSLTEMGKELIPIVNAIKAWSIKWLSGKTLNINIR from the coding sequence ATGCAGCAGGAATGCCCAGTGACAAAGGCGTGGAGAGTTCTTGGTAAACCATGGAGACTTGTGATAGTGGATAGGCTTAGTAATGGACCGAGAACCTTCAATCAATTACTCTTCAGTATGCCTGGAATAAGCACCAGAACATTATCAAAGGCACTTAAGGAACTTAAATCAGCAGGAATAGTAACAATGTATTGCTCAGGTAAAAACCACTACTACTCATTAACGGAAATGGGTAAGGAACTAATACCCATAGTCAATGCCATAAAGGCCTGGAGTATTAAATGGCTTAGTGGAAAAACACTAAATATTAATATAAGGTAA
- a CDS encoding gamma-glutamyltransferase family protein, with protein sequence MSSFSKTPWVSKLGGVASEHPVSSGVGVNVLKLGGNAVDAAVAVSLALAVTQPHLGGLGSDLVALIYNGDEVKVLNATGWAPAKLTRGLLESRGLSKVPLRGPLSPVVPGMLAGLYTMWREMGTLEWRSIVNTVIEAVKDGFPAGLSLVRAIRSVISNELIDDAFKSTYPINAEPWSVVKISKLTKALELIAEHGADSMYNGELGESLVKRVNELGGVLDLSDLRDYRPEWVNPVSIEYRGFIINEAPPNTQGLTTLMILKLLEDEDMPKDPFSSERIRQFLNAYRIAYKARDEFIGDPRFTNIPINTLLDVGFLRSLGQGKSPSGVGDTTYFITADNHGNVVSCIQSLYHHFGSLVTDPEYGVTLNNRASDFALSGPNALEPRKRPLHTLSSVMILKNGELKYTLGTSGAHFRPQQHALMITNIIDYGMNPVDAVNAPRFLWNSDELIIEDDYETSGVNEKFRLIKYPGSTGVASVLAMLDNGFKLLYSDIRGDGLALGL encoded by the coding sequence ATGTCTTCCTTCAGTAAAACACCATGGGTTAGTAAACTTGGTGGCGTCGCCTCAGAACACCCAGTATCCAGTGGTGTTGGTGTTAATGTGCTTAAACTTGGTGGTAACGCCGTTGATGCAGCCGTGGCTGTATCACTGGCATTAGCTGTAACTCAACCACACCTGGGTGGCTTAGGTTCAGACCTAGTTGCCTTAATATACAATGGTGATGAGGTTAAGGTCCTTAACGCCACTGGATGGGCTCCAGCCAAGTTAACTAGGGGGTTACTTGAATCAAGGGGTTTAAGTAAAGTCCCATTGAGAGGACCCTTATCTCCAGTGGTTCCGGGGATGCTGGCTGGGTTATACACCATGTGGAGGGAAATGGGTACGTTGGAGTGGCGTAGCATAGTTAACACTGTGATTGAGGCTGTTAAGGATGGTTTCCCAGCAGGGTTAAGCCTAGTGAGGGCTATTAGAAGCGTTATCAGTAATGAATTAATCGACGACGCCTTTAAATCAACCTACCCGATTAATGCTGAACCATGGAGCGTGGTTAAGATTAGTAAGCTTACCAAGGCCCTTGAGTTGATAGCTGAACATGGGGCTGATTCAATGTATAATGGTGAATTAGGTGAATCCCTGGTTAAGAGGGTTAATGAACTGGGTGGTGTATTGGATTTAAGTGATTTAAGGGATTATAGACCTGAGTGGGTTAATCCAGTAAGCATAGAGTACAGGGGATTCATTATTAATGAGGCTCCACCCAATACTCAAGGCTTAACCACACTCATGATACTTAAGCTACTTGAGGATGAGGATATGCCTAAGGATCCATTTTCAAGTGAGAGAATTAGGCAATTCCTTAACGCCTATAGGATAGCGTATAAGGCGCGGGATGAATTCATAGGTGACCCAAGGTTCACTAATATCCCCATTAATACACTGCTTGACGTAGGCTTCCTAAGGAGCCTAGGCCAAGGCAAGTCACCTAGTGGTGTTGGTGACACAACATACTTCATCACTGCTGATAATCATGGTAATGTTGTAAGCTGCATACAAAGCCTATACCACCACTTTGGTTCCCTTGTCACAGATCCCGAATACGGTGTAACATTGAATAATAGGGCCTCGGACTTCGCGTTAAGTGGCCCTAATGCGCTTGAGCCTAGGAAGAGGCCGTTGCATACATTATCCTCGGTGATGATTCTTAAAAACGGTGAATTAAAATACACCCTAGGTACCTCTGGTGCTCACTTTAGGCCGCAGCAGCATGCCTTAATGATAACTAACATTATTGATTACGGGATGAATCCAGTGGATGCTGTTAATGCTCCGAGATTCCTATGGAACAGTGATGAACTCATAATTGAGGATGATTACGAAACCTCTGGGGTTAATGAGAAGTTCAGGTTAATTAAGTACCCCGGTAGTACTGGTGTTGCCAGTGTACTGGCTATGCTTGATAATGGCTTTAAACTACTTTACTCAGATATAAGGGGTGATGGGTTAGCCCTAGGTCTTTGA
- a CDS encoding ATP-dependent 6-phosphofructokinase: protein MRIGVLTGGGDAPGLNIAVYSFIKLAERNHEVYVIYHGWRGLLEREVRRITSLDLVDFAFSGGTYIKTSRTNPFKDEERARLLERNVKELGLDVVVAIGGDDTLGAAGEAQRRGILNAVGIPKTIDNDVFGTDFTIGFDSAVNAAVNVTESFKTTLISHERIGVVEVMGREAGWVALHTGLATMADATLIPEKQVSWDSVVRRVKEAYEKKHWALVVVSEGIKEYEGPRDEFGHARLGGVGNELADYIEKATGIETRAVIPGHIIRGVSPSAFDRTLAIRYATAAYEAIENDRFGIMVAYSNGELTHVPIVEVVGKNKLVSGYWLRLYETYWGDLN from the coding sequence GTGAGGATTGGAGTATTGACTGGAGGTGGGGATGCCCCTGGGTTAAATATTGCTGTTTACTCTTTCATTAAGTTGGCTGAGAGGAATCATGAGGTTTATGTAATATACCATGGTTGGAGGGGGTTGCTTGAGAGGGAGGTTAGGAGAATAACGTCACTGGACCTAGTGGACTTCGCCTTCTCAGGTGGAACATACATTAAGACCTCTAGGACTAATCCATTTAAGGATGAGGAGAGGGCTAGGTTACTTGAGAGGAATGTTAAGGAACTCGGCCTAGATGTTGTAGTGGCTATTGGCGGTGATGATACATTGGGTGCCGCAGGTGAGGCGCAGAGGAGGGGTATATTGAATGCAGTGGGTATTCCTAAGACTATTGATAATGATGTTTTTGGTACTGATTTTACTATTGGTTTTGATTCTGCTGTTAATGCTGCTGTTAATGTTACTGAGTCCTTTAAAACCACCTTAATCTCCCATGAGAGGATTGGTGTAGTGGAGGTTATGGGTAGGGAGGCTGGATGGGTAGCATTACACACTGGACTAGCAACAATGGCAGACGCAACACTAATACCGGAGAAGCAGGTTAGTTGGGATTCAGTGGTAAGGAGGGTTAAGGAGGCCTACGAGAAGAAGCACTGGGCCCTCGTTGTGGTTTCAGAGGGTATTAAGGAGTACGAGGGGCCAAGGGATGAATTCGGCCATGCTAGGCTTGGCGGTGTAGGTAATGAGTTAGCTGATTACATTGAAAAGGCCACTGGAATAGAGACTAGGGCAGTTATACCAGGGCATATAATAAGGGGTGTGTCTCCATCAGCCTTCGATAGGACTCTAGCCATAAGATACGCCACAGCCGCCTATGAGGCTATTGAGAACGATAGATTCGGCATAATGGTGGCCTACAGTAACGGTGAGTTAACGCACGTGCCCATTGTTGAGGTTGTGGGTAAGAATAAGCTAGTTAGTGGTTATTGGTTAAGGCTCTATGAAACCTACTGGGGGGACTTAAATTAA
- a CDS encoding ABC transporter substrate-binding protein has translation MDLYTSRSATAVTSIIVALVAAVVGLYASHVVYAQESQVTYTFTTAYFGWTWSPAAHYWNPFAPINYIDWPAFVAMPLAAYDDPTGQWWPILASNWTAFPQNKTVIIYLRHNIYWFNGSAVMPFTAWDVYAELYIGVKAFSWYYPYLTPQNASEEIRVLNNYTLEIVFNIWSPTEYYWILMQTIATPWPVWKPIVEKLQTMNASQAYTFGQVNITEFNPPMWSNGPYYVASIGPTYITQNLDPMYFDGKPLLAEWDKILPFHTWQYYPTFIAWNNPGASTILAAIAAQKPVYIEWIAFSLLKDLQIINSTPGFKYYVMPDLSIFGIGIPTYYPFNIPQVRQAFLYIINRSEAAAAWGPPWLTYPVYINVPAPAPTAASGLWLTFPKDLRSIAVNFTEPNWTKAAQLLESAGLKYKNGQWYLPNGTPLTLTIYASAPMVNWITQAQVAFNQLEEFGIPVKLITLESSTYSTEVSQCQLPAVVDWMFAGSNKGGYSTLWISYDVAFTMTHPALLPSGWCIPGHTTPFAYPIVQNNEITGWYCKPLTTNLPIPNNTIIWCINSTYGYINLSNWQNAIIAAEPGSSTYEELLKAYFSWFEYWVPGVEISTATITAAFPVKITNPMWAYECMNFKNPKYTKAAYSLFHQYAVAGLPPEFNTVLSLGAYAPQGVIPPLAEAIINGSLWTNPYLHQYAVFIGLPNPDPQLQACVASYFHTTYTPVTTTTTSTVTSTTTAVSTVTSTVTTTAVSTVTSTATTTAISTVTVTKPVISTALIAGIVIIVVVIAIVAAIIALRRR, from the coding sequence ATGGATCTGTATACCTCAAGGAGTGCAACAGCAGTCACCTCAATAATAGTTGCCTTAGTTGCCGCTGTGGTTGGGTTATATGCCTCTCATGTTGTATATGCTCAAGAATCCCAAGTAACGTACACGTTCACCACCGCCTATTTCGGGTGGACGTGGTCCCCTGCAGCCCACTACTGGAATCCATTCGCCCCCATTAATTACATAGATTGGCCAGCCTTTGTAGCAATGCCTCTTGCCGCCTATGATGACCCTACTGGTCAGTGGTGGCCTATTCTAGCCAGTAATTGGACTGCGTTTCCTCAAAATAAGACTGTAATCATCTACCTTAGACATAACATCTATTGGTTTAATGGTTCAGCGGTAATGCCCTTCACTGCTTGGGATGTTTACGCTGAACTCTACATTGGTGTTAAGGCATTCAGCTGGTACTACCCATACTTAACACCCCAGAATGCGAGTGAGGAGATTAGGGTGCTTAACAATTATACGTTGGAGATAGTTTTCAACATATGGTCACCCACAGAGTACTATTGGATACTCATGCAGACCATAGCAACTCCATGGCCCGTGTGGAAGCCTATTGTTGAGAAGCTTCAAACAATGAATGCCAGTCAAGCCTACACCTTTGGTCAAGTTAACATAACCGAGTTCAACCCACCCATGTGGAGTAATGGGCCATACTACGTGGCATCAATTGGACCAACCTACATAACTCAGAACCTTGACCCAATGTACTTTGATGGTAAGCCGTTGCTGGCTGAGTGGGATAAGATACTACCATTCCACACATGGCAGTACTACCCAACATTCATTGCATGGAACAACCCAGGTGCATCAACTATCTTAGCCGCAATAGCAGCCCAGAAGCCAGTTTACATTGAGTGGATAGCCTTCAGTCTTCTTAAGGATTTACAGATAATAAATAGTACACCTGGCTTCAAATACTATGTAATGCCCGACTTATCAATATTCGGCATAGGTATACCAACATATTACCCGTTTAATATTCCTCAGGTTAGGCAAGCATTCCTATACATCATTAATAGGAGTGAGGCCGCTGCCGCCTGGGGACCACCGTGGTTAACGTACCCAGTTTACATTAATGTTCCAGCACCAGCACCAACAGCTGCCTCAGGGCTTTGGTTAACATTCCCGAAGGATCTTAGAAGCATAGCCGTTAACTTCACTGAACCCAATTGGACTAAGGCAGCTCAACTACTGGAATCAGCCGGCTTAAAGTACAAGAATGGTCAATGGTACCTACCCAACGGAACACCACTAACACTAACAATATACGCATCAGCACCAATGGTTAACTGGATCACGCAGGCTCAAGTCGCTTTTAACCAACTTGAAGAATTTGGAATACCCGTTAAATTAATTACACTGGAATCATCAACATACTCCACTGAAGTATCTCAATGCCAACTACCTGCTGTGGTTGACTGGATGTTCGCCGGTTCTAATAAGGGTGGTTACTCAACACTATGGATATCATACGATGTTGCATTCACAATGACACATCCAGCGCTTTTGCCATCTGGCTGGTGTATTCCTGGCCACACTACGCCTTTCGCCTACCCGATTGTTCAGAATAATGAGATTACCGGCTGGTATTGTAAACCATTAACCACTAACCTGCCTATACCGAATAATACAATTATCTGGTGCATTAACTCAACCTATGGCTACATTAACTTGAGTAATTGGCAGAATGCCATAATAGCGGCTGAGCCAGGCAGCAGTACCTATGAGGAGCTTCTTAAGGCCTACTTCTCATGGTTTGAGTACTGGGTACCTGGAGTGGAAATATCAACAGCCACAATAACTGCAGCATTCCCAGTAAAGATAACTAACCCAATGTGGGCTTATGAATGCATGAACTTCAAGAATCCTAAGTATACTAAGGCAGCATATTCACTATTTCACCAATATGCAGTTGCTGGATTACCTCCCGAATTCAATACAGTATTATCACTAGGCGCCTACGCACCGCAGGGTGTTATTCCTCCTTTGGCTGAGGCTATTATTAATGGTAGTCTTTGGACTAATCCGTATCTGCATCAGTACGCTGTCTTCATTGGTTTGCCTAATCCTGATCCTCAGTTGCAGGCTTGTGTAGCATCATACTTCCACACAACGTACACACCAGTTACTACAACCACTACTTCAACTGTTACCTCAACCACTACGGCTGTTAGCACTGTTACAAGCACAGTCACAACAACTGCAGTTAGCACTGTGACTAGCACAGCAACAACCACAGCCATATCAACCGTAACCGTGACTAAACCAGTAATATCAACAGCACTAATAGCAGGAATAGTAATAATAGTAGTGGTTATTGCCATTGTTGCAGCAATAATAGCGTTGAGGAGAAGATAA